One genomic segment of Nocardia spumae includes these proteins:
- a CDS encoding PspC domain-containing protein — protein MTTASGGAGGTSRTGFSEQLQHLWRTRPMRLPGQSPVAGVAAGFGRRYGVDPVLIRVAFVVSTIFGGAGIVLYLAAWLLLPAAGDPVSPAEGLINRGRSSQSPTKTIVLIVALAIAVTTMGPVGVGLGGSGVISFALMVAGWWLLYMRQPEPPLDGSYPLTSEGGIAATGYPGASFPGGSPWSGTQPWNGSQYGPFTTLPDHYEPDPHSPAGTGVPVATPTEPPATETPATASTSTAAPDTGPKADAAEPDTATAEPDTATELSVAATTEVPHAPAAGDSPEHAAAEPDSATAAEPAGDDRPTAALTRPATPRAEPEAPDTETAAAEDDPTHPDSGDGLGLGTAPLDRPTPTPDPVTGTARRTPDPAHFAATPSGWDPLGVAPLAWDLPASAPQRPVAVLPTPRPRSRLTPVVIGLAVLAAAAAGALAAAGADWMTPARIAAVALAVVGIGLIIGAFLRRGYGLMVVLAPLAGFVILASMVGPVEFDRGAMGEHVWTPTAATELASDYAITMGSGTLDLRQLPLTENRTVHVRVQMGDFRVLVPETMRLHTSCNATMGDVQCPQGLTGPAEGPVLTLDVDVHAGNAEVKRG, from the coding sequence ATGACCACAGCGAGCGGCGGGGCCGGCGGCACGAGCCGGACGGGATTCAGTGAACAGCTCCAGCACCTGTGGCGGACGCGTCCGATGCGACTGCCCGGACAGAGCCCGGTCGCCGGTGTGGCGGCGGGATTCGGCCGGCGCTACGGCGTGGACCCGGTGCTGATCCGGGTCGCGTTCGTGGTGTCGACGATCTTCGGTGGTGCGGGCATCGTGTTGTATCTGGCGGCCTGGTTGCTGCTGCCGGCGGCGGGTGATCCGGTATCGCCCGCGGAGGGTCTGATCAACCGCGGCCGCAGTTCGCAGTCGCCGACCAAGACCATCGTGCTGATCGTGGCGCTGGCGATCGCGGTCACCACCATGGGTCCCGTGGGAGTCGGGCTCGGCGGTTCCGGGGTGATCAGCTTCGCGCTGATGGTGGCCGGCTGGTGGCTGCTGTACATGCGGCAGCCGGAGCCGCCGCTCGACGGTTCGTATCCGCTCACCTCCGAGGGCGGTATCGCGGCCACGGGTTATCCGGGGGCGAGTTTCCCCGGCGGATCACCGTGGAGCGGAACTCAGCCCTGGAACGGCAGCCAATACGGTCCGTTCACCACCCTGCCCGATCACTACGAACCGGATCCGCACTCTCCCGCCGGAACCGGGGTCCCGGTGGCGACCCCGACAGAGCCGCCGGCGACCGAGACACCCGCCACCGCGTCCACGTCGACAGCCGCACCCGATACCGGCCCGAAAGCCGATGCGGCAGAGCCCGATACCGCCACGGCGGAGCCCGATACCGCCACAGAGCTATCGGTAGCCGCGACGACCGAGGTACCGCACGCCCCCGCGGCCGGCGATTCCCCCGAACACGCGGCGGCCGAACCGGATTCGGCGACCGCCGCCGAACCGGCGGGCGACGATCGCCCCACCGCCGCACTCACCCGGCCGGCGACTCCGCGCGCCGAGCCGGAGGCGCCCGACACGGAAACCGCAGCGGCCGAAGACGATCCCACGCACCCGGACAGCGGCGACGGCCTCGGCCTCGGCACCGCACCGCTCGATCGGCCCACCCCGACACCGGACCCGGTCACCGGCACCGCCCGCAGGACACCGGATCCGGCGCATTTCGCCGCGACCCCATCCGGCTGGGATCCGCTCGGCGTAGCGCCGCTGGCGTGGGATCTGCCCGCCTCCGCCCCGCAACGCCCGGTCGCGGTGCTGCCCACACCACGACCCCGTTCCCGGCTCACCCCGGTGGTGATCGGACTGGCGGTGCTGGCCGCGGCCGCCGCCGGCGCGCTGGCCGCCGCCGGCGCGGACTGGATGACCCCGGCCAGGATCGCGGCGGTGGCGCTGGCGGTGGTCGGTATCGGCCTGATCATCGGCGCCTTCCTGCGACGCGGATACGGCCTGATGGTGGTACTGGCCCCACTGGCGGGTTTCGTGATCCTGGCCTCGATGGTCGGTCCCGTCGAATTCGACCGCGGCGCGATGGGCGAGCACGTCTGGACCCCGACGGCGGCCACCGAGCTGGCCTCCGATTACGCGATCACGATGGGTTCGGGCACGTTGGACCTGCGCCAACTGCCGCTGACCGAGAATCGCACGGTCCACGTGCGGGTACAGATGGGCGATTTCCGGGTGCTGGTGCCGGAAACGATGCGCCTGCACACCAGTTGCAACGCCACCATGGGCGATGTGCAGTGCCCACAGGGCCTCACCGGCCCGGCCGAGGGGCCGGTCCTCACTCTCGATGTCGATGTCCACGCCGGAAACGCGGAGGTGAAACGTGGCTGA
- the guaA gene encoding glutamine-hydrolyzing GMP synthase, with amino-acid sequence MAETQRPVLVVDFGAQYAQLIARRVRETSVYSEVVPHTTTVEEIAERRPLAVILSGGPASVYAEGAPRLDPRLFDLDIPVFGICYGFQAMAQALGGTVAHTGTREYGRTELNIDGGVLHGGLPTVQPVWMSHGDAVTDAPAGFEVTGTTAGAPVAAFESRERRLAGVQYHPEVLHSPHGQQVLSRFLHELAGIPASWTPANIADALVEQVREQIGDGHAICGLSGGVDSAVAAALVQRAIGDRLTCVFVDHGLLRAGEREQVQRDFVAATGAKLVTVDAVDKFLGELKGVTDPEEKRKIIGREFIRSFEDAVAEVVKATGAETGSDGSALAVEYLVQGTLYPDVVESGGGSGTANIKSHHNVGGLPEDLEFELVEPLRLLFKDEVRAVGREVGLPEEIVGRQPFPGPGLAIRIIGEVTPDRLDTLRQADAIAREELTAAGLDAQIWQCPVVLLADVRSVGVQGDGRTYGHPIVLRPVSSEDAMTADWTRLPYEVLERISTRITNEVAEINRVVLDVTSKPPGTIEWE; translated from the coding sequence GTGGCAGAAACCCAGCGACCAGTCCTCGTCGTCGACTTCGGGGCGCAATACGCGCAGTTGATCGCGCGGCGCGTGCGCGAAACCAGCGTCTACTCCGAGGTGGTACCGCATACCACGACCGTGGAGGAGATCGCCGAGCGCCGGCCGCTCGCGGTGATCCTGTCCGGCGGTCCGGCCAGTGTGTACGCCGAGGGCGCACCGCGGCTGGATCCCCGCCTGTTCGATCTCGATATCCCGGTCTTCGGCATCTGCTACGGATTCCAGGCCATGGCACAGGCCCTCGGGGGGACCGTCGCCCACACCGGCACCCGCGAATACGGCCGCACCGAGTTGAATATCGACGGCGGTGTCCTGCACGGCGGACTGCCCACCGTGCAACCGGTGTGGATGAGCCACGGCGACGCGGTGACCGACGCTCCGGCGGGTTTCGAGGTCACCGGCACGACCGCCGGTGCGCCGGTGGCGGCCTTCGAGAGCCGGGAGCGGCGACTGGCGGGTGTGCAGTATCACCCGGAGGTGCTGCACTCCCCGCACGGTCAGCAGGTGCTGAGCCGCTTCCTGCACGAACTGGCGGGAATTCCCGCGTCCTGGACTCCGGCCAATATCGCCGACGCGCTCGTCGAACAAGTACGCGAGCAGATCGGTGACGGGCACGCGATCTGCGGCCTGTCCGGCGGCGTGGACTCCGCGGTGGCGGCAGCGCTGGTCCAGCGTGCCATCGGTGACCGGCTGACCTGTGTCTTCGTCGATCACGGTCTGCTGCGCGCCGGCGAGCGTGAGCAGGTGCAGCGCGATTTCGTGGCGGCCACCGGAGCCAAGCTGGTGACCGTCGACGCGGTCGACAAATTCCTCGGGGAGTTGAAGGGGGTCACCGATCCGGAGGAGAAGCGCAAGATCATCGGCCGGGAGTTCATCCGGTCCTTCGAGGACGCGGTCGCCGAGGTCGTGAAGGCCACCGGCGCCGAGACCGGTTCCGACGGGTCGGCTCTCGCGGTCGAATATCTGGTGCAGGGCACGCTGTACCCGGATGTGGTGGAATCCGGTGGTGGTTCCGGTACCGCCAACATCAAGAGCCACCACAATGTCGGCGGGCTGCCCGAGGATCTGGAATTCGAGCTGGTCGAGCCGCTGCGGTTGCTGTTCAAGGATGAGGTGCGCGCGGTCGGCCGCGAGGTCGGGCTGCCGGAGGAGATCGTTGGGCGCCAGCCGTTCCCGGGCCCGGGGCTGGCGATCCGGATCATCGGCGAGGTCACCCCGGACCGGCTGGACACCCTGCGTCAGGCCGATGCGATCGCCCGGGAGGAGCTGACCGCGGCCGGGCTCGACGCGCAGATCTGGCAGTGCCCGGTGGTCCTGCTGGCCGATGTGCGCAGTGTCGGTGTGCAGGGGGACGGCCGTACCTACGGTCATCCGATCGTGCTGCGCCCGGTGTCCAGCGAGGATGCCATGACCGCGGACTGGACCCGGCTGCCCTACGAGGTCCTCGAGCGGATCTCCACCCGGATCACCAACGAGGTCGCCGAGATCAACCGGGTCGTCCTGGATGTGACGAGCAAGCCGCCGGGCACCATCGAATGGGAATGA
- a CDS encoding alpha/beta fold hydrolase: MPFAHAIDAEIHYEDTGGRGPVVLLGHEFFMDRTMFASQAAALSPEFRIVTWDARGHGRTRDEGLPFTYWTAARDALTVLDQLGIERAVVGGTSQGGFSAMRTALLAPERVAALILISTEAHSPTREELETSRRFLDHWRKPNIRHALAEHLARWLIGDDAGHREVWTERWLARDPHELEVAAGCLLARDSILDRLTEITCPALVIHPARAGVPRPHVLEMARRLHRSRFLEIEGARQAVNMTHPAQVNAVIRDFLRGDVLTRTN, translated from the coding sequence GTGCCATTCGCCCATGCGATCGATGCCGAGATCCATTACGAGGACACCGGCGGTCGTGGTCCGGTGGTCCTACTGGGGCACGAATTCTTCATGGACCGAACGATGTTCGCCTCGCAGGCGGCCGCATTGTCACCGGAGTTTCGCATCGTCACTTGGGACGCGCGCGGACACGGCCGCACCCGCGACGAAGGGCTGCCGTTCACGTACTGGACCGCCGCGCGCGACGCGCTGACCGTGCTCGATCAGCTCGGCATCGAGCGTGCCGTGGTCGGCGGCACCTCCCAGGGCGGATTCAGCGCTATGCGCACCGCGCTGCTCGCTCCCGAGCGGGTGGCCGCGCTGATCCTCATCTCAACAGAGGCGCACAGTCCGACCCGGGAAGAACTCGAGACCTCACGCCGCTTCCTCGACCACTGGCGAAAGCCGAATATCCGGCACGCACTGGCAGAACACCTGGCGCGCTGGCTGATCGGCGACGACGCCGGGCACCGCGAAGTCTGGACCGAGCGCTGGCTCGCGCGCGATCCGCACGAACTGGAGGTCGCCGCCGGATGCCTGCTGGCACGTGACTCGATTCTGGACCGGCTGACCGAAATCACGTGTCCCGCACTGGTCATCCATCCCGCGCGGGCAGGTGTTCCGCGGCCGCACGTCCTGGAAATGGCGCGGCGGCTGCACCGATCGCGATTCCTCGAGATCGAGGGCGCCCGGCAGGCGGTCAATATGACCCATCCCGCGCAGGTCAACGCGGTGATCCGCGATTTCCTGCGCGGTGATGTGCTGACCCGGACCAACTGA
- a CDS encoding GuaB3 family IMP dehydrogenase-related protein has protein sequence MRDMVEIGMGRTARRTYELDDVDIVPSRRTRSSKQVSLAWQLDAYRFDIPLVAHPTDALVSPEFAIELGRLGGLGVINGEGLWARHADVSARIEQLVEVAEHKGSEAAVELLQELHAAPMQPDLLAAAVAQVRAAGVTVAVRVSPQNARALTPSLVQAGVDLLVVHGTIISAEHVAGAVAAQDDGSPVEPLNLKTFIAELDVPVVAGGVSDHRTALHLMRTGAAGVIVGYGSMPGATTTGEVLGIGVPMATAIADAAAARRDYLDETGGRYVHVIADGDIVTSGQLAKAIACGADAAMLGVPLALAQQAPGRGWYWPSAAAHPSVPRGAMLQFAEPDEQPSLEKVLYGPSNDPWGSVNLVGGLRRSMAKAGYCDLKEFQKVGLSVRA, from the coding sequence GTGCGCGACATGGTCGAGATCGGAATGGGTCGGACCGCCCGGCGTACCTACGAGCTGGACGATGTCGACATCGTCCCGTCGCGGCGCACCCGGTCGTCGAAGCAGGTGTCGCTGGCATGGCAGCTGGATGCCTACCGATTCGACATCCCCTTGGTTGCGCATCCGACCGACGCGCTGGTGTCGCCGGAGTTCGCCATCGAACTGGGCCGTCTCGGCGGACTGGGCGTCATCAACGGTGAGGGTCTGTGGGCGCGCCACGCCGATGTGAGCGCTCGGATCGAGCAGTTGGTCGAGGTGGCCGAGCACAAGGGTTCCGAGGCGGCGGTCGAACTGCTGCAGGAGCTGCACGCCGCACCGATGCAGCCCGATCTGCTCGCCGCCGCGGTCGCCCAGGTCCGGGCCGCCGGAGTGACCGTCGCGGTCCGTGTGAGCCCGCAGAACGCGCGGGCGCTGACCCCGAGTCTGGTGCAGGCCGGAGTCGACCTGCTGGTGGTGCACGGCACCATCATCTCCGCCGAGCATGTCGCCGGTGCGGTGGCCGCACAGGACGACGGGTCGCCGGTGGAGCCGCTCAACCTCAAGACCTTCATCGCCGAACTCGATGTGCCGGTCGTCGCGGGTGGGGTGAGCGATCACCGCACCGCGCTGCATCTGATGCGCACCGGCGCCGCCGGAGTGATCGTCGGCTACGGCTCGATGCCCGGCGCCACCACCACCGGTGAGGTGCTCGGTATCGGGGTGCCGATGGCCACCGCGATCGCCGATGCCGCTGCCGCCCGGCGCGACTATCTGGACGAGACCGGCGGTCGCTACGTCCACGTGATCGCCGACGGCGATATCGTCACCTCCGGTCAGCTGGCCAAGGCCATCGCCTGCGGTGCGGATGCGGCCATGCTGGGAGTGCCGCTGGCGCTGGCGCAGCAGGCTCCCGGTCGCGGCTGGTACTGGCCCTCGGCGGCGGCACATCCGTCGGTGCCCCGGGGCGCGATGCTGCAATTCGCCGAGCCCGATGAGCAGCCGTCACTGGAGAAGGTGCTCTACGGACCGTCCAACGATCCCTGGGGCTCGGTGAATCTCGTTGGCGGCCTGCGTCGTTCGATGGCCAAAGCCGGCTACTGCGACCTCAAGGAATTCCAGAAGGTCGGCCTGAGCGTGCGCGCCTGA
- the guaB gene encoding IMP dehydrogenase yields the protein MSSPVMGEAVRPHTGGDDPNKIAMLGLTFDDVLLLPAASDLIPSSVETSSRLTREITLRTPLVSSAMDTVTEARMAIAMARAGGMGVLHRNLAAADQAAQVETVKRSEAGMVTDPVTCRPSDTLAEVDAMCARFRISGLPVVDETGALVGIITNRDMRFEVDQNRRVADVMTKAPLITAQEGVTAEAALGLLRRHKIEKLPIVDGNGRLRGLITVKDFVKTDQYPNATKDRDGRLLVGAAVGVGEDSWSRAMSLADAGVDVLIVDTAHGHQAQVLQMVAKVKNEVGDRIQVVGGNIATREGAAALVEAGADAVKVGVGPGSICTTRVVAGVGAPQITAILEAVAACRAADVPVIADGGIQFSGDVAKAIAAGASTVMLGSLLAGTAESPGELILVGGKQFKSYRGMGSLGAMQGRGQGKSYSKDRYFQDDVLAEDKLVPEGIEGRVPFRGPVNQVIHQLVGGLRAAMGYTGSQSIADLQQAQFVQITAAGLKESHPHDITMTVEAPNYTGRGK from the coding sequence ATGAGTAGTCCCGTGATGGGCGAAGCCGTCCGCCCGCATACGGGTGGCGACGATCCGAACAAGATCGCCATGCTCGGCCTCACGTTCGACGACGTGCTGCTGCTGCCGGCCGCCTCCGATCTGATCCCCAGTTCGGTCGAGACCTCCAGCCGGCTGACCCGTGAGATCACCTTGCGGACGCCACTGGTGAGTTCTGCGATGGATACCGTCACCGAGGCCCGGATGGCGATCGCCATGGCCCGGGCCGGCGGTATGGGCGTGCTGCACCGGAATCTGGCGGCCGCCGATCAGGCCGCTCAGGTGGAGACGGTCAAGCGGTCCGAGGCCGGAATGGTGACCGATCCGGTCACCTGTCGCCCGAGCGACACCCTCGCCGAGGTCGACGCGATGTGCGCGCGGTTCCGGATCTCGGGTCTGCCGGTCGTGGACGAGACCGGTGCGCTGGTCGGCATCATCACCAATCGCGATATGCGCTTCGAGGTCGATCAGAACCGCCGGGTCGCCGACGTGATGACCAAGGCCCCGCTGATCACCGCTCAGGAGGGCGTCACGGCCGAGGCCGCGCTCGGCCTGTTGCGCCGCCACAAGATCGAGAAGTTGCCGATCGTCGACGGTAACGGGCGGCTGCGCGGCCTGATCACCGTCAAGGACTTCGTCAAGACCGATCAGTACCCGAACGCCACCAAGGACCGCGACGGCCGGCTGCTGGTCGGCGCCGCCGTGGGTGTCGGCGAGGATTCGTGGTCGCGCGCGATGAGCCTGGCCGATGCCGGGGTCGATGTGCTGATCGTCGATACCGCGCATGGCCACCAGGCACAGGTGCTGCAGATGGTCGCCAAGGTCAAGAACGAGGTCGGGGACCGGATCCAGGTCGTCGGCGGCAATATCGCGACCCGCGAGGGTGCGGCGGCGCTGGTCGAGGCCGGCGCGGACGCGGTCAAGGTCGGTGTGGGACCGGGTTCGATCTGTACCACCCGGGTGGTCGCCGGTGTCGGCGCGCCGCAGATCACCGCGATCCTCGAGGCGGTGGCCGCGTGCCGGGCCGCCGATGTGCCGGTGATCGCCGACGGCGGCATCCAGTTCTCCGGTGACGTCGCCAAGGCCATCGCCGCCGGCGCGTCGACGGTCATGCTCGGCTCGCTGCTGGCCGGAACCGCCGAATCGCCGGGTGAGCTGATCCTGGTGGGCGGCAAGCAGTTCAAGAGCTACCGCGGCATGGGTTCGCTGGGCGCCATGCAGGGGCGCGGGCAGGGTAAGTCCTACTCCAAGGACCGCTACTTCCAGGACGACGTACTGGCCGAGGACAAGCTGGTGCCCGAGGGCATCGAGGGCCGGGTGCCGTTCCGCGGTCCGGTGAACCAGGTGATCCACCAGTTGGTCGGCGGTCTGCGGGCGGCCATGGGGTACACCGGTTCCCAGTCGATCGCCGATCTGCAGCAGGCGCAGTTCGTGCAGATCACCGCGGCGGGTCTCAAGGAGAGCCACCCGCACGACATCACCATGACGGTCGAGGCGCCGAACTACACCGGCCGTGGCAAGTAA
- a CDS encoding DUF5319 domain-containing protein, translating into MRDHLPPGLPPDPFAGDPSDPSAALDAIEPGEPLDPHERLAVEEDLADLAVYEALLSHRGIRGLVVSCEDCRQDHYHDWDMLRANLLQLLVDGTVRPHEPAYDPTPEAYVTWDYCRGYADASMNEALHGDGFDGFDA; encoded by the coding sequence GTGCGTGACCATCTACCACCTGGCCTGCCGCCGGACCCCTTCGCCGGAGACCCCTCCGACCCGTCGGCCGCGCTCGATGCCATTGAGCCTGGGGAGCCGCTGGATCCCCATGAGCGCCTCGCGGTCGAGGAAGATCTCGCCGATCTCGCGGTCTACGAGGCATTGTTGTCCCACCGTGGTATCCGCGGTCTCGTGGTGAGCTGCGAGGACTGCAGGCAGGACCACTACCACGATTGGGACATGCTGCGCGCCAACCTGCTGCAACTGCTGGTCGACGGCACGGTCCGCCCGCACGAGCCAGCCTACGATCCGACGCCGGAAGCCTACGTCACGTGGGACTACTGCCGCGGTTACGCGGATGCCTCGATGAACGAGGCCCTGCACGGCGACGGATTCGACGGATTCGACGCCTGA
- a CDS encoding anti-sigma-D factor RsdA, whose protein sequence is MARDGERGRGDWKARLGSPNSGPYAEASGASGDTGPVDIAAVRRDDALIDAIAGDGPVATDSAEEYQLASLLANWRADIVETPMPAGPDLDAVVAAVNQEIGAREARVNANRRGRLRLVRPLMGAAAAVAVIAGGTTAFSYGAQPGDPLWRVKEVVFSQQAQTTIAQRADDDMSKAQTLIDQGHPEQAKALLESASTNTTQVDDHGRKQDLQVRWQHLLDQLRTKAPEVASALESLEPKPSATPTTPPVVAPSIPGRTVEPGRQETTGSKPSTPGPEIMRSQTAPGTNENGSGPGIPGSETGAKPPTQQQQPPTTAEPPITAPPTQQQPPSEDLPTHEQPPTIQPTAAPPTTVGGGPVVPPTHQQQQTIAPPVYPTGPAVPTVAPPAGGGMLPGGIK, encoded by the coding sequence ATGGCTAGGGATGGCGAGCGCGGTCGGGGCGACTGGAAAGCGCGACTTGGATCGCCGAACAGCGGTCCCTATGCCGAGGCGTCCGGAGCGTCCGGTGATACCGGGCCGGTGGACATCGCCGCGGTTCGCCGCGACGATGCGCTGATCGACGCCATTGCCGGTGATGGTCCCGTCGCAACCGACAGTGCGGAGGAGTACCAACTCGCGAGCCTGCTCGCCAATTGGCGAGCGGATATCGTCGAGACTCCGATGCCGGCCGGTCCCGATCTCGACGCCGTGGTAGCGGCCGTCAATCAGGAGATCGGTGCGCGCGAGGCAAGGGTCAACGCCAACCGGCGCGGCAGGTTGCGATTGGTTCGTCCGTTGATGGGCGCCGCGGCTGCGGTCGCGGTCATCGCGGGCGGTACCACGGCATTCTCCTACGGCGCACAGCCGGGAGATCCGTTGTGGCGGGTGAAGGAGGTCGTGTTCAGCCAGCAGGCGCAGACCACGATCGCCCAGCGCGCCGACGACGATATGAGCAAGGCGCAGACACTGATCGATCAGGGTCATCCGGAACAGGCCAAGGCGCTGCTGGAGAGCGCGTCCACCAATACGACCCAGGTCGACGACCACGGGCGTAAGCAGGATCTGCAGGTGCGCTGGCAGCATCTGCTCGATCAACTCCGCACGAAGGCGCCCGAGGTGGCCTCCGCGCTGGAGTCGCTCGAACCGAAGCCGTCGGCGACGCCCACCACACCTCCCGTGGTGGCACCATCGATTCCGGGCCGCACGGTTGAACCGGGCCGGCAGGAGACCACCGGTTCCAAGCCGTCGACACCGGGTCCGGAGATCATGCGCAGCCAGACCGCGCCGGGTACGAACGAGAACGGTTCCGGCCCTGGGATTCCGGGCTCCGAGACCGGTGCCAAGCCGCCGACTCAGCAGCAACAGCCGCCGACGACAGCCGAGCCGCCGATCACCGCCCCGCCGACGCAGCAGCAGCCGCCCAGCGAGGATTTGCCGACGCACGAGCAGCCGCCGACGATTCAGCCCACCGCCGCCCCGCCGACCACCGTCGGTGGGGGGCCGGTGGTGCCGCCGACGCATCAGCAGCAGCAGACCATCGCTCCGCCGGTGTATCCGACGGGTCCGGCGGTTCCGACCGTCGCGCCTCCGGCCGGTGGTGGGATGCTGCCCGGCGGCATCAAGTAG
- a CDS encoding sigma-70 family RNA polymerase sigma factor, giving the protein MTHSGEELDAAVAAAAQGDRSALAQVLEIIRPLVVRYCRARIGSAERGQLSADDVAQEVCLAVMTALPRYQDQGRPFMAFVYGIASHKVADAHRNAARNKADAMAEVPDVISTDQGPEQRALESETSRQMNSLLATLPEKHREILILRLVMGLSAEETAVAVGSTAGAIRVAQHRALAKLKSQVARAGEMYG; this is encoded by the coding sequence ATGACGCACTCGGGCGAGGAGTTGGACGCCGCCGTAGCTGCCGCAGCTCAGGGCGACCGTTCGGCTTTAGCTCAGGTACTGGAAATCATCCGCCCGTTGGTAGTGCGCTATTGCCGTGCGCGGATCGGCTCTGCGGAGCGTGGGCAGCTCTCCGCGGACGACGTGGCGCAGGAGGTCTGCTTGGCTGTGATGACCGCCCTGCCGCGTTATCAGGACCAGGGGCGGCCGTTCATGGCTTTCGTGTACGGAATCGCTTCACACAAGGTTGCCGATGCACATCGCAACGCCGCCCGTAACAAGGCGGACGCGATGGCCGAAGTACCAGATGTCATATCCACCGACCAGGGGCCGGAGCAGCGCGCTCTCGAATCCGAAACGAGCCGGCAGATGAACAGTCTGCTGGCGACACTTCCGGAGAAGCATCGAGAGATCCTGATCCTCCGCTTGGTCATGGGTTTGTCAGCAGAAGAAACTGCTGTCGCCGTGGGCAGTACGGCGGGAGCTATACGAGTGGCTCAGCATCGGGCGCTCGCGAAACTGAAGTCACAAGTGGCGAGGGCAGGTGAAATGTATGGCTAG
- a CDS encoding WhiB family transcriptional regulator, which produces MPMPTHLPGPNADIWDWQMRGSCRGVDSSVFFHPDGERGRARTQRELRAKEICRTCPVLMQCRSHALKVSEPYGIWGGMSETERELHARRNRRRLAV; this is translated from the coding sequence ATGCCCATGCCCACCCACCTCCCCGGTCCCAATGCCGACATCTGGGATTGGCAGATGCGCGGCTCGTGTCGCGGTGTGGACTCCTCCGTCTTCTTCCATCCCGACGGCGAACGCGGGCGCGCGCGCACCCAGCGAGAGCTGCGCGCCAAGGAGATCTGCCGCACCTGCCCGGTTCTGATGCAGTGCCGCAGCCACGCCCTGAAGGTCAGCGAGCCGTACGGCATCTGGGGCGGCATGTCGGAGACCGAACGCGAGCTCCACGCGCGGCGCAATCGCCGCCGCTTGGCCGTCTGA
- a CDS encoding sigma-70 family RNA polymerase sigma factor, producing the protein MDSAITARAAESFELAALLERCGQADQQAFAELYDRTCARVFGLVLRVLHDSGYAEETTQEVYLQIWRTAANFDSTKGTAVTWLMTLAHRRAVDRVRAEQAHAQREVTYGASTLGNEFDEVTEEVGRRLDQQAVRDSLATLTDTQREAITLAYFGGRTYAEVAAYLGVGLPTVKSRIRDGLTRLKKSLGVT; encoded by the coding sequence GTGGACTCTGCGATCACGGCACGCGCAGCCGAAAGTTTCGAACTAGCCGCCCTTCTCGAGCGCTGCGGCCAGGCCGACCAGCAGGCATTCGCCGAGCTGTACGACCGCACCTGCGCCCGCGTATTCGGATTGGTACTGCGTGTACTGCACGATTCCGGTTACGCGGAGGAGACGACCCAGGAGGTCTATCTCCAGATCTGGCGCACCGCAGCCAATTTCGACTCCACCAAGGGCACGGCCGTGACCTGGTTGATGACGCTCGCGCATCGTCGCGCCGTCGACCGCGTCCGTGCCGAGCAAGCCCACGCGCAACGCGAGGTCACCTACGGCGCGAGCACCCTGGGCAACGAATTCGACGAAGTCACCGAGGAAGTCGGTCGCCGGCTCGACCAACAGGCCGTGCGCGACAGCCTTGCCACCCTGACCGATACGCAGCGAGAGGCCATCACGCTGGCGTATTTCGGCGGCCGGACGTACGCCGAGGTGGCTGCCTACCTCGGCGTAGGGTTACCGACCGTCAAGTCCCGCATTCGGGACGGATTGACACGACTGAAAAAGAGTTTGGGAGTGACCTGA
- a CDS encoding RskA family anti-sigma factor produces the protein MNESQIDLAHTVALGSIGDEDQRAVQDLLDSGDPVLRADFDTEVQLTREALSLFASASAVQPPAALRAGLLAAIADGSAPAARHPRPHPRDEADPTAIG, from the coding sequence ATGAACGAGAGCCAGATCGATCTCGCGCATACGGTCGCGCTCGGATCGATCGGCGACGAGGACCAGCGTGCGGTGCAGGACCTCCTGGATTCCGGGGATCCGGTACTGCGCGCGGACTTCGACACGGAAGTGCAACTGACAAGAGAAGCTCTGAGCCTGTTCGCCTCGGCGTCGGCGGTCCAGCCGCCCGCCGCCCTGCGTGCCGGCCTGCTGGCCGCGATTGCCGACGGCAGCGCACCCGCCGCCCGCCACCCTCGCCCCCATCCGCGCGACGAGGCGGATCCGACCGCCATCGGCTGA